The genomic region CTCGTCATCGACGGCGTGAAGGCTGATGGCGATATGGACCCCCAGATCCATCTCCCCGAGTCTGTCGATCTTGGTACTCAGACCGCTGGTGGAGACCGTCTGCCGCTTGCCCGAAATGCTCAAACCTTCCTCGTCTTTGAGAATCTGGATCGCACGGGCCAGGTTGTCGAGATTATCGAGCGGCTCTCCCATCCCCATGTAGACAATGTTCAGACGGCGGTGGGCCGCGAGGTTGTTGTCCATCTTCACCGATAGCACCTGCGCGACGATTTCGCCTGCGCTAAGGTCGCGGGTAAATCCCCCCTTGGCGGTCAGGCAGAACGAACATCCCACCTTGCATCCCACCTGCGTCGAGACACAGACGGTGTAGCGGGCTTCGTGCTCGACGTTCCCCTCCTCGTCGATGCTTTCGTCCTTCATCTTCAGCCACACCGTCTCGACGGTTTTGCCGTCGCGCAATTCGAAAAGGTACTTGATCGTCCCGTCACTGGAACACTCCTTGCGGACGATTCTGAGCGGCAGTATGTCGTACTCTTGCGCAAGCTCTTCACGCATCGCTTTGGGAAGGTTCTGCATCGCGTCAAAGCTTGTTGCGTACTGATGGTAGATCCATCCCCATATCTGTTTGGCGCGGAAGGAAGGCCTGAGCATCTGAGCCAATTCGGCTTTCGTATAATCGAGGATGCACTTTTTATCCACGGATCAGCCCCTTTTCTTTTAAATGCTCTTTGAGCAGCACTTTTGCAAACCCGTGATTGGCGATGAAATCGCGGTGGGCATTCGCATCGCAATAATTGGTGATGCAAAACACCCCGCCGGCGGGGATGCCGAAAATCTGCGCAACCCGCATCACGCTGAAAAACTCCATATTCTCAATCCCCAGCCCCAACGCACGAAACTTCTCCATCGCACGCTCGCTCGTCGTGATGTAGTTGGAGCCGTTGACGACCACATCCTTGGTATCCTCCGTTTGTGCCGAAACCACGTTATCAATCGGTGTGT from Campylobacterota bacterium harbors:
- the rlmN gene encoding 23S rRNA (adenine(2503)-C(2))-methyltransferase RlmN translates to MDKKCILDYTKAELAQMLRPSFRAKQIWGWIYHQYATSFDAMQNLPKAMREELAQEYDILPLRIVRKECSSDGTIKYLFELRDGKTVETVWLKMKDESIDEEGNVEHEARYTVCVSTQVGCKVGCSFCLTAKGGFTRDLSAGEIVAQVLSVKMDNNLAAHRRLNIVYMGMGEPLDNLDNLARAIQILKDEEGLSISGKRQTVSTSGLSTKIDRLGEMDLGVHIAISLHAVDDELRTELIPMNKAYNIASIIDAVKRFPIDTRKRVMFEYLVIKGKNDDLGSAKKLVKLLHGIKAKVNLIYFNPYPGSDYQRPSRADMVAFQEYLIKHGVLCTIRDSKGLDISAACGQLKEKDLKEAEQ
- a CDS encoding purine-nucleoside phosphorylase gives rise to the protein MILCAGNNETFDFATPIGVGLVDSAMSLTRLCLLHKPEFLLFVGSAGSYGEYKIHEIVESKTAANIELGFLDQNAYTPIDNVVSAQTEDTKDVVVNGSNYITTSERAMEKFRALGLGIENMEFFSVMRVAQIFGIPAGGVFCITNYCDANAHRDFIANHGFAKVLLKEHLKEKGLIRG